The DNA segment AGACCCGGATGCTCCCAGCAGGAAGGATCCCAAATACAGGTGAGAGTTGGGAAAGACGAGGAAGAGCAGGTCATGCAGGCATGACTTATCGGGTGTAAGTTCCTTGCTGGACATGGAGAAGTAGACCTGGTTTGGGATCCCCCCACCCATGCTTAAGCCAGAGAATGCCTTTCCTGCCCTTTTGCCCCCTACAGCGGGTATCTGTAACTCACAGCCGAGAGCCATATCTACCTGTGGCTTGTTTTTGTACGGCcccatgagctaagaatggtttttacatttttattttttatttttttgagacagagtctcagtcagtcacccaggctgcagtgcagtggcatgatcttggctcactgcaacctccacctcccgggttcaagtgattcttatgcctcagcctcctgagtagctggaattacaggcacccaccaccatgcctggctaatttttgtatttttagtacagacagggtttcaccatgttggccaggctgctctcgaactcctgacctcaggtgatctgcccgcctcagtctcccaaagtgctgggattacaggtgtgagccaccgcgcccggcctggttttaccatttttaaatgatcggtgaaaaattgaaagaagagTAGTACTTTCTGATGTGGAAATTAGACAAAATTTACGTGTCAGTGTCCATCAGTTATgttttattggagcacagccGTGTGTCATCTGTGGCTGCTTTCGTGCTGCCGAGGCCAAGTTGAATAGTTGCGGCAGAGACTGCGGCCCCCACAGCTTAACACGTTTATTCTCTGGGCTTTTAATGGAAAGTTTGCTGACCTTTGCTCTAGAAAAAGAGGGTGGGAGGGGCTGGGTCTGCTCTTCTGCAAACCCCTGAGGTTCGTGCCAGCCTCTGAGAAAGTGAGGACTGTTGTTTGCGGCAGTGTTCTGGCACCCCGCATGTTCTCGATGCCAGTGTTCTGGCACCCCGCATGTTCTCGATGCCAGTGTTCTGGCACCCAGCATGTTCTCGATGCCAGTGTTCTGGCACCCCGCATGTTCTCGATGCCCCGTTGCTGGCTGTGCAGCGAGTGTTCCTGATCTTCTGTGGTGCTGACATCCCGTGTTTCTTCGTGCAGGGAATGGCATCATTTCCTGGTGGTCAACATGAAGGGCAATGACATCAGCAGTGGCACAGTCCTCTCCGATTATGTGGGCTCAGGGCCTCCCAAGGGCACAGGTTAGTAAAGGTGGTTTTTGGTGGGAGGGTTGGGAGGGAGCTCGGGTGCACATTCGGATTGGCtcagtgcttttttcttttcttttcttttcttttcttttttttgagacggagtctcactcttgtcacccaggctggagtgcagtggcgccatctcggctcactgcaagctccacctcctgggttcatgccattctgaagcctcagcctcccgagtagctgggactacaggcgcccgccacctcgcccagctaatttttgtatttttagttgacacggggtttcaccatgttagccaggatagtcttgatctcctgacgtcatgatccgcctgcctcggcttcccaaagtgcagggattacaggcgtgagccaccgcgcctgccttttttcttttcttttgagagcCCTTAACCCTGCTGGAAATAGCATCTCAGCTCACCTGTAGGGCAGCTGCCTTCAGGGCACACATTCACACCTGCAGGAGTGTCAGGTGGCTAGAGCCTTGGGTTCTGGACAGATGTGTGGAGTGGCCTCTGTGTGGAGTGGCCTCTGCATCCCTAGCCCTTTAGCAAGCAGGGAAGTCGGTGAGAGGGAATCACTGTTGCGGAAAGCTTAGCATGGCCTTTTGGGGCTGCGCTGGGTGGAATACACAGTTAAACTATCTCAGGCCTTTGCCCGGGGTGATCTTTGAGTTGCTAATTCtataaaaaatttcagaaatgatCAGTTTCCAAATTAACTATATAAGGTTGCCTTCTGCATTCATTTTTTGCTCCCTCTTTCTGAAAAAGTCTAGCTTGGTATATTGAAAAAAGATTTGGAAGACTTCAGCAGAACTCTattgaagacacacacacactcattgtATTGTGTTGTATCGTGTTACAGCTATTACATATAACACACATGTAGACATCtagagatagaaagagaaaggCCACCATATTGAAACTTTGAGGTTGGGTAAGTGCTGCCTAAGCTGATGATGAGAGATGCATTCTACTGCCTGCTGTTCAGTGCAGGATGTTTCCATTTGGTGGAACTGTCACAATCCTAGCTTTCGCACAGCTTATCCAGCCAGGAGTTAACATGAAGGGGTGTAAGAACATCCCTGACATGGACAGTTCGTCACGGGATCTTGTTTTCTCTGGAGACCGGGAAGCTTCAGATGCCTTTAAACCCTCTCACATATGCATAGTAGATGGTAAAGGGACAGATTTCCCAGGGACCTATTAAGTTGTCTAGGGCAGTTATAAAATTAGGCAGCTTAATTATGGGAAGCTTACCCATGAGAATAAAGCAGTTCTCTCAAGTAAGAgctgtgttctcatttttaaaaaaagcctcAGTAACTCATTTTCTTGTTGTTGCTTTTTCCATATTCTCGTAGTATGGTATAATTTACATGTAACAAAATGCACAGATCGGAAGGGTTCAGTCAGCAAATGTGATCAATGCCTACACCCATGGAAGGTACCAGCCATTGGAAAGATAGATGACATTTCCATCCTCCAGCAAGTTCTCATGTGACCTTTTTACTTAAATTCCCCCAGAGCTAACCATATTCTGACTCCTGTCTCCATAAATCACtttcactattctttttttttttttttttctgagatggagtctcgctctgtctcccaggctgtattgcaatggcttgatctcagctcactgcaacctccacctcctgggttcaaatgattctcctgccttagcctcctaagtagctgggatgacaggcagacgccaccatgcccagctaatttttgtatttttagtatagacagggtttctccatgttccaggctggtcttgaactcctgaccgcagatgatctgcctggctcggcctcccaaagtgctgggattacaggtgtgagccaccgtgcctggcccgccATATATTCTTGTATGTATACATTCTTGTCATTTTGTAGGCAggtgtttccatttttcttgggTGAATACTGAAGAGTAGAATTGTTAGCCATGGAAATTTCCCCAAGGTTCTCCAAATGGTTGAAGATGTTATACTttagctgcagtgagctgtgatcacaccactgcattcggGGCTTGGTGATAGAGAtcctgtcttaaagaaaaaagaaaaagaaaactttatactCTGATCAGCAATATCTGAAAGTTTCAGTAGAGCATATAACATCCTTGTAGCTCCATGCCAGCATTAAGtgttgtcagtctttttttttttttcttcttgagacagagtatcgcactgtcgcccaagctggagtgcagtggcgccatctcagctcacttcaagctccgcctcccgggtttatgccgttcttctgcctcagcctcccgagtagctggggctacaggcgcccagcaccgtgcccggctaattttttgtatttttagtagagacaggatttcactgtgttagccaggatggtcttgatctcctgacctcgtgatccacccgccttggcctcccaaagtgctgggattacaggtgtgagccaccatgctcagcctggtCTTTTTGACTTTAAACACTTAAGTTAGTgtaaaatgggctgggcgcggtggctcaagcctgtaatcccagcactttgggaggccgagatgggcggatcacgaggtcaggagatcgagaccatcctggctaacacggtgaaaccccgtctctactaaaaaaatacaaaaaactagccaggcgaggtggctggcgcctgtagtcccagctactcgggaggctgaggcaggagaatggcgtaaacctgggaggcggagcttgcagtgagctgagatccggccactgtactccaacctgggcggcagagcgagactccgtctcaaaaaaaaaaaaaaaaaaaaaaaaaaaagttagtgtaAAATGGTGCCATttaggccaagcgcggtggctcacacctgtaatcccagcacttcaggaggccgaagtgggcgaataacgaggtcaggagatcgagaccatcctggctaacacggtgaaacccgtctctactaaaaatacaaaaaattagccagccatggtggcgggcgcctgtaatcccagctactcaggaggctgaggcagagaatggtgggaccagggaggcggaacttgaagtgagctaagatcgtgccactgtactccagcctgggcgacagagtgagagtccttctcaaaacaaaacaaaaaaaaaagcccttttgTGGTTTTACTGTTCATCACCCTGATGACTAATGAGGTTTTAATGTCCTTATGACCATTCTTGTTTTGTAACTTGCTTTACTTGCTTtttgaaagctattttttttaactcttataaaaacatataaaatttaccatctttttgtttgtttgtttggtttttgagacagagtttcactcttattgcccaggctggagtgcagtggcgccgtctcagctcaccacaacctccgcctcccaggttcaagcaattctcctgcctcagcctcccgagtagctgggatacaggcatgtgccaccacacccggctaattttgtatttttagtagagacagggtttctccatgttggtcaggctggtctcaaactcccgacctcaggtgatctgcccgccttggcctcccaaaatgctggcattacaggcaagagccaccatgcctggcaaaattTACCACCTTAACCCTTTTTTtgagggtggagtgcagtggtgtgatcccagctcacttcagcctccacctcccaggttcaagtgatcttcccacctctgcctcctgagtagctaggattagaggcacgcgccaccacgcctggctaatttttgtatttttagtagagacggggtttcaccatcttggccaagctggtctcaaactcctgacaagggatccacctgccttagcctctcaaagtgctgggattacaggcgtgagccaccgcaccccctccatcctaaccatttttaagtgtacactgCAGTAGTGTTAACTACATTcacactgggttttttttttttttttggagatagggtcttactctgtcccctaggctggagcgcagtggcatgttttcagctcactgcagggctcagctcacctcctgggctcaggcaaccctcccacctcaggctcctgagaagctgggactacaggcacaggctgccacatccagtgaatttttctatttctggtagagatggggtttcaccatattgcccaaactggtctcaaattcctccTGCTGGGCTCAGGCGAccctcccatcctggcctcccaaagtcctgggattataggcctgagctacCTTGCCCGGCCACTGcgttcacattgttgtgaaacagATCTCTAGATTTTTCATCTTCCCTAACAGAAACCCTGTCCCCATTGAACAACAGCTCCCCATTTCCCTTCCCCTAGCCCTGGCAGCCATCATTCCGCTTTCTGTTGCAGTGTTTGTCTATTTTACATACCTCGTGGAATTGTACAATATTTGTCTTGTGACTGGCTAATTTCACTAAtgtaatgttctcaaggttcttCTCTGGTGTAGCATGtgtctgaatttctttttaaggctgaatagtccTAGAGTAACACAGaggagtaaagaaaaaataaaaggctggataatattctgttgtgtgtATAAACCACATTCTGATCATCCATTCAGCCATCAGTGGACAGTCGAGTTGCTTCTgcttcttggctattgtgaatactgctgcattGAACATCGGTgtgcaaacatttaaagaacttttttaaaaataacttttttggccaggtgtggtggctcaagcctgtaatcccagcactttgggaggctgaggtgggcggatcatgaggtcaggagattgagaccatcctggctaacacggtgaaaccccatctctactaaaaatacaaaaaattagccaggcgaggtggcgggctcctgtagtcccagctacttgggaggctgaggcaggagaatggtgcgaacctgggaggcggagcttgcagtgagccaagatcatgccactgcactccagcctgggcaacagagcaagaccctgtctcaaaaaataataataataataataaaaaatttgttctggctggggcagtggctcacagctgtaatcccagcactttgggaggcttaggtgggcagatcacttgaggtcaggagtttcgccaacatggtgaaacctggtctctactaaaaatatttaaaaaaaaaaaaaaaaaaagctgggcatggtggtgcatacctgtaatcccagctactcaggagactgaggcaggagaatcacttgaatctgggaggctgaggttgcagtgagccaagatcatgccactgcactccacacctaggcaagagagtgagactccatctcaaaaacaaaaacaaaaacaaaacccactttaaaaaagaaaacaaaacctacTTTTACAAAAAAAGCTCATGGTACCTATTTGCATCCAGTATATCATTGAAGCTTGTAGAAAGCTGCTTAAAGTGAGTTTGGGTCACGTCAAAGTAGGTCTCCAGTTTTCTAAGGAAGTAAGTTTTGgagatagaaagaaaatgttcttttttattctggAGGCTCGATTGTGGTATGGTGGGCCCTAGTCATTGATTTGCTTTGTCCTTAATTGGGTTCTCATACCTGACAGAAGTGAAACGGGTGTTCTGATCGGAGGTGGTGGGTGGTGACTTGAGATTGGCTGGGAGCCTGAAGTGGGGTGAATGAAGAGCACAGAGCCTCGTGGGAGGCGAGGATAAGCGGGTGCAGAGGCCAGATCCCACAGGCCAGGAGAGGCTGGAACTAAGGGCTTGGGCTTTACACGTTACAGCAGGGGCCTAACACATTCTATTAGGTTGGtggcaaaagtaattgcggtttttgccattaatatGTTAATTGCCATTAAATGTTAATTTGTACCAAATACCTGTCTGGACCCTTGGTGTCCTCCTTGTAAATGGTGTGGTCTGGGTGCCTCCATGTTGAAACATTCGATTAAAAACCAGTGATGTCCCCATCTCAAGTGCTGGGCTATGTGTACAtcttccctctgcctctccccaCAGGCCTCCACCGCTACGTCTGGCTGGTTTACGAGCAGGCCAGGCCGCTAAAGTGTGACGAGCCCATCCTCAGCAACCGATCTGGAGACCACCGTGGCAAATTCAAGGTGGCGTCCTTCCGTAAAAAGTACGAGCTCGGGGCCCCGGTGGCCGGCGCGTGTTACCAGGCCGAGTGGGACGACTATGTGCCCAAACTGTACGAGCAGCTGTCTGGGAAGTAGGGGGTTAGCTTGGGGATCTGAAGTGTCCTGGAGGTCCCAAGCCCTGTTCCCTACTAGTTCAGTGTTGCATGTATAATAGATTTCTCCTCTTCCTGCCCCCCTTGGCACAGACGACACCTGGCCAGTCAGATGGTGTTTGAGGGTGGCTTTTCCTGCTGCCTGACCTTTCTAATTTTACTCACTCACTCTGGTTTATGTTTTGATCAAATTTGAACTTCGTTTTGGGGGATATGTTGGTACTGTGATGGGGTCATCAAATTGTTCATCTGAAAATAGCAACCCagaatgtaaaaaagaaaaaatcggggaggtgggggagaaagACCAGTTCTACAGTGACAGAGCAAAGCGTCAAATAATCGTTAagggaggttaaaaaaaaaaaaaaaaaagattggttgCCTCTGCCTTTGTGAACCTGAGTCCAGAATGGTACACAATGTGTTTTTATGGTGATGTCGCTCACCTAGACAAGCAGAGGCTGGCATTGAGGCTGACCCCCAACACGGTACATCTCAGATGCCTCGACAGGCATCAGCATGTCGCTGTGTCCCCTTTAAAGAGCAGtcctggaagaggcaggaggcagagtaGCTTTGCTGCCGTTGGGACGTGGCCATGGAGACCAGCAGCAGCGCTCGCTGACAGCTTAGGAGGAATCCTTACATCTTTGTCTGTTAAATTGATCGTTCTCATGGGGGTCAGAAAAGCTGGTCTGGAATCGCTGAATGTTGCATTAATTGTGCTGTTTGCTTATagttgaataaaaatagaaacctgAATGGAGGAACCGAGTCCCCGGATGTTTTGTCCTATTGGGTGTGGGTTTCATAAGCCTGGGAAGTCAAAGTCTCTCAGGGTGAGTCGTCTCCGTGACCAGCAAGTAATGGCTGGGACTTGTTTCAGGGGCCGTACGGAGGGTCCGTGCCTCTACATGTGCCATTAACCCACAGTAGGAGCAAACCGTTAGACTTgaggtttctaaaaaaaaaaatcataaaacgtGAGGCCGAGTCGTCTTGCCCAAAAAGCACCTTTGCTTCAAGTGGTCCTTTTGACCTGAGTAGGATGTTCTGAAGAAGCTGGCTGAAAACCGTCCCGCTTGGTGAAGTCTGGTGCGGACGCTGTAACAATGCCTAAGAAGTAGCCTGCACTTTCCGTTCTCGTGTGTTCTCCACAGAGGATCAGCACCAAAGAGGTGCGCAGGGTAGGAGGGTGAGAAGGTCACGGTCTCATGCCATCTGAGgaaccaaaagaaaggaaaggaggtgTTTGAAGGTGCAAATCACTGATTTGGTGTCTGCAATGGAAAGGGGGGATCCTGAATCAGGCCTGACAGGCGCTAATGACTGGCGCTTCCCCATCTTTCACtgcagtactttttttttctgaaaaaacttgaaaatgttGCCTCGCTGGAAGCACATAAGGTAGATgtaagttttcttgtttttttatttttttgagatagagtcttgccctgtcacccaggccgatctcggctcactgcaacctccacctcctgggtgggttcaagtgattctcctgcctcagcctcctgagtagctgggattacaggcatgcgccaccacgcccagcgaattttttatttttagtagaaaaggagtttcgccatgttggccaggcggctctcgaactcctgacctcctgacctgctttggccttcgaaagtgctgggattacaggtgtgagccaccatgccaagcctggacgttttttcttttttttttttttttactttagagttttaaaattcattttttacatAATAAGATTTTGCTGAACAtaagttataaagaaaacaactgttggccgggcaccgtggctcgcgcctgttatcccagtacttcgggaggctgaggtgggtggatcaactgaggtcaggagttcaagaccagcctggccaacatggtaaaacactgtctctactaaaaatacaaacattagctggacatggtggtgggcgcttgtaatcccagctactgaggaggctgaggcaggagaatcacatgaacctgggaggcgaggttgcagtgaaccgtgatcacgccattgtactccagcctgggcgacagagtgaaactccatctcaaaaaaaaaaaaagaaaaaaaacaactatcCTGTTGACCTTGAccttgaaaataaatgtaaagactgggcatggaggctcatacctgtaatcccagcactttgtgaggccaaggtggggcagatcaccagcctgggcaacatggtgaaacccctgtctgtaaaaaatgcaaaagttagcccgACGTGTGGActtgctcctgtagtcccagctactagggaggctgaggtgggaggatcacttgaggtgagggggtcaaggctgcagggagccgtgattgcaccactgcactccatcctgggcaacagagcaagagcctatctcaaaaaaaaaaaaaaaaaaaaaaaaaaaagtaaaatgtgataCACGTACATGGTTAGACAAGTTGTGCGCTATAGGAAGAAAATGTCTCCTACCTTCCATTTAGTTattggtaaataaaaatatatgtatcagcatatatctacatatttattctaaaaaataagTCTTACTCTAGATACTGGCATACAttgttctgcctttttttttttttttccccaagctaATGAATCTTCAGTTAACAAGTCACcacaaatgttttgttttgtttgttttgaaacggagtcttgctctgtcactgaggctggagggcaatggcacgatctcagctcattgcaacctccacctcctgggttcaagcaattctcctgcaggcttgccatgcctggctagtttgttttgtatttttaatagagacagggttttgccatgttggccaggctggcttagaactcctgacctcaagtgatctgcccgcctgggcctcccaaagtgctgggattacaggtgcgagtcactgcacctggcattcACCACAAATGTTATTTGAAGCAAATATTTGATCTTATATATGTTCTATGATGTATTTAACCAGCCCCCTTGGGTGATAGGTTATTTCTGGTtgtttgctattataaacagtgcttcAGTGaccatttatatgtatataatgctTTTTCAAGTAATTTTGTAGGGTGAATTCCAAGTATTGAAATAATTAGGTCAAAGGATATatacattttcagtttttttttgtttttttttttgagacggggtctctttccgttgctcaggctggagtgcagtggctcacagctcactgcagcctctgcttcctgggctcaggggatcctcccacctcagccacccaaatagctgggactacaggtctgtgccaccatatacagttcattttttttttttttttagtagatatgggctctccctgtgttgcccaggctcatttTCAATTCTGATACTGAGAAACCATTCTTCGCAGAGATCACACTGATTATATTCATGTCAGTGGCGTATGAAATTACctacttttggccgggcgcggtggctcacgcctgtaatcccagcactttgggaggcagaggcaggtagatcacctgaggtcaggagctcgagaccagcttgaccaatatgatgaaacccgtctctactaaaaatacagaaattggccaggcgtggtggcgggcgcctgtaatttgggcgcaatttgggaggccgaggcgagtggatcacgaggtcaggagatcgagaccatcctggctaacaccgagaaactccatctctactaaaaatacaaaaaactagccgggcgtggtggcgggcgcctgtagtcccagctactcgagaggctgaggcaggagaatggcatgaacccgggaggtggagcttggcagtcagccgagatggcgccactgcaccccagcctgggtgacagagtgagactccatttcaaaaaaaaaaaaaagtacctactTTTTCATACTCTTATCAGTCTTCTCAAACATTTTGACAATTTGATATTTACGCATATTTAAAATCGTAtagtttttctctaaacttctgttTTAATGAGACATTTTGATAACCACAAGTCCTTTTTCAAAGTCTGCAGATTAATGAGGAACTATAATGATCTGTTAGTTTCCTTGTCTAAAACAGGTACAGACTCAAATGATTCAGAATAAGGTGAACAAACCAACCAAAGAaggtaaaataaatgcaaaagaaattaacataaaaagaaaaatctatcaatACTGGCCCGGCgcggtgattcacacctgtaatcccagcactttgggaagctgaggcgagtggatcacttgaggccaggagttcaagaccagtctggccgacatggtgaaaccccatctctactaaaaatacaaaagttagcctggcatggtggtgggcacctgtaattccagctacgtgggaggcagaggcagaattgcttaaacctgggaggtggaggttgcagtgagccaagatcgcatcactgcactccaacctgggtgacagagtgagactccatctaaaaaaaaaaaaagaaaaaaaaaaaaagaaaaaaacatattaataCTAACATggtactaaagagaaaaaaatacatatatatgagaagGCAGTAGTCATCTTAGAAAGAAGGGTGATGCCATGTTTCCCTTCTTCAACTGGTATGTGATGCGAACTTGCCCAAGGGTGGCTAGGAAGTGGGTGACCCCCATTCTGAACTCAGCTCTGTCCTCAAGGTCCAGCTCATAACCACCAGGCCCACTGGGTCACAAATTCCAGCTTCcccatttgaaaagaaaatcaggTTTGCAGGGGGTTGTCAGCCCGCCTTATTTATCTCACACGGTTGTTAGAGGACAAAATCATCTTTTGTTGGGATTCATAGTTAATGTATGTAAATGACTAAACTTGGCCTGATTGTCATATAAGAATAAAGTACAAAAGCCCAGTTTCCTCAGGCCTGtttcctcactgcagcctccacctcctgggttcaagcgattctcctgcctcagccttcctagtccCCCTGCCTTCCTTACTGCCTCCTCAGGCAGGTACTAGGAGGAGTTGGACAACTCTGTCCATAGCAGGTGTTAGGAGCAGGGACCCACATCCCTGTTTCCTGGTAACTGCCCTGGGACACATCCCTGACAACTGTGCAGtgggaccttttttttttgaaaccgagtctcgctctgttgcccaggctgaagtgcagtgctacaatcttggctcactgcaatctccgcctcccgggttcaagcaattctcctatctcagcctcccgagtagctgggattataggcacccaccaccacgcccggctgattttcatatttttagtagagacagggtttcaccatgttggccagactggtctcaaacttctgaccccaggtgatccgcccacctcggtctcccaaagtgctgggattccagctgTGAGCCACCGAGACCTTTTCTAAAGATAGCACCTACAGACTCAGACATAGAGCCCTTTCCCAAACTAGCTAGACTTTTTTCACCACAGTGAGAAATGGATGAAATAGGCTACAGGAAGCTTTCCTACCCTACCGAAGATGGAATACCCCTTTGGATATAGATCAGACGGGTCTCGATTCAGACCCCACCCCGCCACTTACTCTGGCGTGAgcttatttcttcatctgtgaaatccTAGTGTTCTGTCACGTGGCAAGCGTAAGCACGCCATCCATGGTATCTGTTTCTCTTCATTACATGTCTTCTTTCTAGCCCTTTCCAGTATTATTTTCAGATGTACCTAATATAGAAACTCCAATGAACAGAGCTATTTAGGAAACACAATTATCACTGAGTGTGAGTTACAAAAGGTTTTACGGTTGGGATTAACCCATGttggtaattattttttaattttatgagtaTACCTTTCTGCTTTAGCCTATCATTGTGAACATGACTGGTCACATTTGTCTCTGACACATGAACATCCTGTAGGAAACAAG comes from the Macaca mulatta isolate MMU2019108-1 chromosome 11, T2T-MMU8v2.0, whole genome shotgun sequence genome and includes:
- the PEBP1 gene encoding phosphatidylethanolamine-binding protein 1, yielding MPVDLSKWSGPLSLQEVDEQPQHPLHVTYAGAALDELGKVLTPTQVKNRPTSISWDGLDSGKLYTLVLTDPDAPSRKDPKYREWHHFLVVNMKGNDISSGTVLSDYVGSGPPKGTGLHRYVWLVYEQARPLKCDEPILSNRSGDHRGKFKVASFRKKYELGAPVAGACYQAEWDDYVPKLYEQLSGK